Proteins encoded within one genomic window of Empedobacter falsenii:
- a CDS encoding efflux RND transporter periplasmic adaptor subunit: MKTGKIGLLFLFLIGIGLIQSCKQKEEKQLKDEPPVVTVGTIQSSETEESVVYSGSIVPDNMTTVSFAVTGTINNVSVNEGQKVSKGQFLASIDATEYEAALQIANATLEQSEDAFRRFDELYKKGSFPEKDYIDIKTKVAQAQANKKINKKRIADSRLMSPTNGIITVKSAEIGGMAAPGVPAFTIVKTDLVYAQFSVPESEIGNFKQGMQVEVNIPTLQRNFTGKITIINPVADEISKAYTLKVRLDNSGGILMPGMISEVSAGIPAKVKQVRVPLTAIINNVDKIPHVYVIDKNNNAKLTRVTVGKIAGDEVIITNGLDENQTIILAGQNNVKEGQKVKTETASAKAPTAKTE; encoded by the coding sequence ATGAAAACAGGTAAAATAGGTTTACTATTCCTTTTCCTAATAGGGATAGGTTTGATACAGAGTTGTAAACAAAAAGAAGAAAAACAATTAAAAGATGAGCCTCCGGTTGTAACAGTAGGTACGATCCAAAGTTCAGAAACAGAAGAATCTGTTGTTTATTCAGGTTCCATCGTTCCAGATAATATGACCACCGTGAGCTTCGCTGTTACCGGAACAATCAATAATGTGAGTGTCAATGAAGGTCAAAAAGTTAGTAAAGGACAGTTTTTAGCAAGTATAGATGCTACAGAATATGAAGCGGCCTTGCAAATAGCCAATGCTACATTAGAACAGAGCGAGGATGCATTCAGAAGGTTTGATGAATTGTATAAAAAAGGAAGTTTTCCTGAAAAAGATTACATCGATATCAAAACTAAAGTTGCACAGGCACAGGCAAATAAAAAAATTAATAAAAAGCGTATTGCCGACAGCCGTTTAATGTCGCCTACTAATGGAATAATTACAGTTAAATCAGCTGAAATCGGAGGTATGGCAGCACCAGGAGTGCCGGCTTTTACAATTGTTAAAACAGATCTTGTATACGCTCAGTTTTCAGTACCGGAAAGCGAAATAGGAAACTTCAAACAAGGTATGCAGGTAGAAGTAAACATACCTACACTGCAACGCAATTTCACAGGTAAAATCACAATTATCAATCCTGTCGCTGATGAAATTTCCAAAGCATATACTTTAAAAGTACGTCTTGACAATTCTGGAGGTATTTTAATGCCTGGGATGATTAGCGAAGTATCTGCAGGTATTCCGGCTAAAGTTAAACAAGTGCGTGTACCACTTACAGCTATCATAAACAATGTTGATAAAATCCCTCATGTGTATGTGATAGACAAGAATAACAATGCAAAACTGACAAGAGTTACTGTGGGTAAAATTGCAGGCGATGAGGTTATAATAACCAACGGACTTGATGAAAATCAAACTATTATTCTTGCCGGACAAAACAATGTGAAAGAAGGACAAAAAGTAAAAACTGAAACAGCCTCAGCGAAAGCGCCAACCGCAAAAACAGAATAA
- a CDS encoding efflux RND transporter permease subunit, whose protein sequence is MKRKINLIEAAMKFPQVPIAITVIMVLAGLISLLTMPRSEDPRITVRQGLVVAFYPGSDEEQIEKEVTDKLEQYLFGFEEIKKEKTHSESKPGQVVITVELQDYVKDTKKFWNTLQHGLDANMPLILPRGVQGPYVNSDFGDVVVQMIAVSAPGRTYAELENYLDELEDGIKTIPQVSKIKRYGGQKQQIYVTLREDVLKQYGFGINEIASTLSQQNVTIPSGDIEIDKNRLLIFTDAQYQNENEIGNLIVYSSPQGGNIRLQDIAKIERRYEDLKSKITVAGNDVMMLTVEMQPGQNIVDLGKALTQKVTEVKEVLPADVQVNTIVDQPAVVDMNLGHFFIEFAIAIGAVILVVMILLPFRVATISAIAAPVTILATFAILNMIGVEMHQVSLAALIIVLGMVVDDAIIVVDNYIEKVDEKVPSWTAAWQSATQLMVPIFTATLTIVLSFLPLAFTLTGMTREFVQWIPITVSIALAVSFLVALFLTPYMCYHFLKKGLKNHDAQKPKKRNFLDRMQDGFDRAIEFCMKYQKTTLFAGLAIFFLSFVVGSQVKTEFFPIVERNQFNLELWMDNGTNIHETEAAVKKIEKEIAGDKRIVTTASFIGTSSPRFYSTYSPENPRENFAQIFINTESNDATNEMIDEYVQKFNNFLPNGYVRVRQLSKKQQPAPIEIRVIGKDITQQKKVAKEVATILENTKGANWVRTDYQDDYVGLKAVVKEDIALRLGVTKAQIAQALGAKIKGFPISQMWEGNKAIDILLRTDEADRQNLDALGNMYITSSFGAKVPLKQVVDLQPSWHTGAIVHRNGLRTLTVSSEAQLGRKPAEVFAEAQPKIDSLELPKGVKIAYGGEYEDGLESGPKMGKAFMISFVLIFLVLLFQFKRVGKVFIVLASFPLSLLGAMLGLFLTGYEFGFMAIIGITALLGIVVRNGIILVDYADELVRDHGHTIKEAALLAAKRRMRPIFLTSMAAAIGLIPLMSSGSPEWGPISSTISIGILVSMVTTLFIVPVLYSRFVKPSKKSLNKGIHDKYDFHHES, encoded by the coding sequence ATGAAAAGAAAGATAAACCTCATTGAAGCGGCAATGAAATTTCCACAAGTACCGATAGCGATTACCGTTATCATGGTGCTTGCAGGTCTGATTTCATTATTGACAATGCCAAGAAGCGAAGACCCGCGTATAACAGTTAGACAAGGGCTTGTCGTTGCTTTTTATCCAGGAAGTGACGAAGAACAGATTGAGAAAGAAGTAACAGATAAACTGGAACAATATCTGTTCGGTTTTGAAGAAATAAAGAAGGAAAAAACACATTCAGAAAGTAAACCTGGGCAGGTTGTAATTACAGTTGAATTGCAAGATTACGTCAAGGATACTAAAAAATTCTGGAATACTTTACAGCACGGTTTAGATGCCAATATGCCTTTGATACTTCCGCGAGGCGTACAAGGGCCGTATGTGAACAGTGATTTTGGTGACGTGGTGGTTCAGATGATTGCTGTGTCTGCACCTGGACGTACATATGCCGAATTGGAAAATTATCTGGATGAATTGGAAGACGGTATTAAAACGATTCCTCAAGTTTCAAAAATAAAACGTTACGGAGGTCAGAAGCAACAGATATATGTCACACTTCGTGAAGATGTATTAAAACAATATGGTTTTGGCATCAATGAAATTGCTTCCACATTGAGCCAGCAGAATGTTACGATCCCAAGTGGAGATATTGAAATTGACAAAAATCGCTTATTGATTTTTACAGATGCTCAGTACCAAAATGAAAATGAAATCGGCAATCTGATTGTATATAGTTCTCCTCAAGGTGGTAATATCCGTTTGCAAGATATTGCCAAAATAGAACGAAGATATGAAGACCTAAAAAGTAAAATTACTGTAGCTGGTAATGATGTAATGATGCTTACTGTAGAGATGCAACCTGGTCAGAATATTGTTGACTTAGGTAAAGCATTGACCCAAAAAGTAACAGAAGTAAAAGAAGTTTTACCTGCAGATGTACAGGTCAATACCATTGTAGATCAGCCTGCTGTAGTAGATATGAACTTAGGGCATTTCTTTATTGAGTTTGCAATTGCCATTGGAGCCGTTATTCTGGTGGTAATGATTTTGCTTCCGTTTAGAGTAGCTACTATTTCTGCTATTGCGGCACCTGTAACCATTTTGGCAACATTTGCCATTCTGAATATGATAGGTGTAGAAATGCACCAGGTTAGTTTAGCTGCATTGATTATTGTACTTGGAATGGTTGTCGATGATGCCATAATTGTCGTAGACAACTATATAGAGAAAGTAGATGAAAAAGTACCATCATGGACTGCTGCCTGGCAAAGTGCAACACAGCTTATGGTTCCGATATTCACTGCGACACTTACTATTGTTCTATCATTCTTACCATTAGCATTTACACTAACAGGAATGACACGAGAGTTCGTACAATGGATACCAATTACGGTTAGTATAGCCTTGGCAGTTTCATTCTTAGTCGCGTTGTTTCTTACACCATATATGTGTTATCATTTCCTTAAAAAAGGATTGAAAAACCATGATGCACAAAAACCTAAAAAACGGAATTTCTTAGATAGAATGCAGGATGGTTTTGACAGAGCTATAGAGTTCTGTATGAAATATCAGAAAACGACTTTGTTTGCAGGTCTGGCGATTTTCTTCCTTTCATTTGTGGTAGGAAGCCAAGTGAAAACCGAGTTTTTCCCAATTGTGGAAAGAAATCAATTTAATCTTGAATTGTGGATGGACAACGGTACAAATATTCACGAAACAGAAGCAGCGGTTAAAAAGATTGAAAAGGAAATCGCAGGAGACAAGCGTATTGTTACCACAGCAAGTTTTATTGGTACAAGTTCACCACGATTTTATTCAACATATTCACCGGAAAACCCGCGAGAAAATTTTGCGCAAATATTTATCAATACAGAAAGTAATGATGCTACAAATGAAATGATAGATGAATATGTTCAAAAATTCAATAATTTCCTGCCAAATGGATATGTCCGCGTTAGACAGTTAAGTAAAAAACAACAGCCTGCTCCGATTGAGATCCGTGTGATTGGTAAAGATATTACGCAACAGAAAAAAGTAGCCAAAGAAGTAGCGACAATACTAGAAAACACAAAAGGAGCAAATTGGGTACGTACAGATTATCAGGATGATTATGTAGGTCTTAAGGCTGTGGTAAAAGAAGATATCGCGTTGCGATTAGGTGTTACCAAAGCACAGATTGCACAGGCTTTAGGTGCTAAAATAAAAGGTTTTCCTATATCACAAATGTGGGAAGGTAACAAAGCCATAGATATACTATTGCGTACGGACGAAGCTGACAGGCAAAATCTGGATGCTTTGGGAAATATGTACATCACCTCATCATTTGGAGCGAAAGTACCTTTAAAACAAGTGGTGGATTTACAACCTTCATGGCATACGGGAGCTATTGTACACCGTAACGGATTGCGGACATTAACTGTTTCTTCTGAAGCACAATTGGGTAGAAAACCTGCTGAAGTGTTCGCCGAGGCACAACCGAAAATCGATAGCTTAGAACTACCAAAAGGAGTTAAAATTGCCTATGGAGGAGAGTATGAAGATGGTCTGGAAAGCGGTCCTAAAATGGGAAAAGCTTTTATGATAAGTTTCGTGTTGATATTCTTAGTTCTGCTATTCCAATTCAAACGAGTGGGCAAAGTGTTCATCGTACTGGCATCATTCCCATTGAGTTTACTTGGAGCGATGCTGGGATTATTTCTTACAGGTTATGAATTTGGTTTTATGGCAATTATCGGTATTACAGCCTTATTGGGTATTGTAGTTCGAAACGGAATTATCCTTGTAGACTACGCTGATGAATTGGTGCGTGATCATGGACATACGATTAAAGAGGCGGCTCTATTAGCAGCTAAGCGAAGAATGCGCCCAATCTTCCTGACTTCTATGGCAGCAGCTATTGGATTGATCCCGCTAATGTCGAGTGGTTCTCCCGAATGGGGGCCGATCTCGAGTACAATATCAATAGGTATTTTAGTCTCTATGGTTACTACCTTATTTATAGTTCCGGTATTGTATAGCAGATTCGTAAAACCGTCAAAGAAATCCTTGAATAAAGGTATACACGATAAATATGATTTTCATCACGAAAGTTAA
- a CDS encoding TolC family protein, which translates to MLQRKYKTFVKAFVCALAVLQGTDNLFAQQQLSLAESKELALKNNHRIGKAREDVTASRSEKQIADVTAKPKIDASATAFYFGEPLNTMLPEYGFAPMVSVTQPIYTGGKIKYGKQMAETNIEMSNAQQRLVEDDVLLATETAYWIVVQAKEEIKMEKQVKRQLASHYTFLNNQFQAGIIYKNDVLRAKVLQNENEARLQAAENKLILAKKRLIQLTGIEEQTDIDVVGSLSDDEFRNYEMLQSVQVNRPEVDLATSAIKMSELTKNMLRADLKPTVGLSLNGMAAFGKEGINFGNPTKNSMLTYFGMLSVKIPVFDWGSKREKVKQQEANIRSAEYGLRELQSQINVEIEQATLNLQLQANNIDLMQASLIEADENLKLSNDRFQAGTITGEDVLIAETLWQRAYSSMLDAKVRYKIAEAVYHKAIGQIKQ; encoded by the coding sequence ATGTTACAAAGAAAATATAAAACATTCGTAAAAGCTTTTGTATGTGCTCTTGCTGTTTTACAGGGAACAGATAACCTGTTTGCCCAACAGCAATTGAGCCTTGCAGAAAGTAAAGAGCTTGCATTGAAAAACAATCACAGGATTGGTAAAGCCAGAGAAGACGTAACTGCTTCCAGATCAGAGAAACAAATAGCAGACGTAACGGCAAAACCCAAAATAGATGCTTCTGCAACTGCATTTTACTTTGGTGAGCCTTTAAATACAATGCTTCCTGAGTACGGTTTCGCCCCAATGGTAAGTGTTACTCAACCAATTTATACAGGAGGAAAGATTAAGTACGGTAAACAAATGGCGGAAACCAATATAGAGATGAGCAATGCTCAGCAGAGATTGGTCGAAGACGATGTGTTGTTAGCTACCGAAACTGCCTATTGGATTGTAGTACAGGCTAAAGAAGAAATAAAAATGGAGAAACAAGTTAAAAGACAGTTAGCTTCCCATTATACTTTTTTAAATAATCAATTCCAGGCAGGTATTATTTATAAAAATGATGTGCTTCGGGCAAAAGTACTTCAAAATGAAAATGAAGCTCGATTACAGGCGGCTGAGAACAAACTAATATTAGCCAAAAAAAGATTAATCCAGTTAACTGGAATAGAAGAACAAACGGATATTGATGTAGTTGGTTCATTGAGTGATGATGAATTTAGAAACTATGAGATGTTACAAAGCGTACAAGTAAATCGTCCTGAAGTAGACTTAGCCACAAGTGCCATAAAAATGAGTGAACTTACAAAGAATATGCTCAGAGCCGATCTAAAACCGACAGTTGGCTTATCACTTAACGGAATGGCTGCCTTTGGAAAAGAAGGTATTAATTTTGGAAATCCAACCAAAAACAGTATGCTTACTTATTTCGGAATGTTAAGCGTAAAGATTCCCGTATTCGATTGGGGAAGTAAGCGAGAGAAAGTAAAGCAACAGGAAGCTAACATACGTTCGGCAGAATATGGATTGAGAGAACTTCAAAGCCAGATTAATGTGGAGATAGAACAAGCAACACTTAACCTTCAACTGCAGGCAAACAATATAGATTTAATGCAGGCTTCACTAATTGAAGCTGATGAAAATCTAAAATTAAGTAATGATCGTTTTCAAGCAGGAACTATCACTGGAGAAGATGTATTGATAGCAGAAACACTTTGGCAGCGTGCGTACAGCAGTATGCTGGATGCAAAAGTAAGATACAAAATTGCTGAAGCTGTTTATCACAAAGCCATCGGACAAATAAAACAGTAA
- a CDS encoding DUF2652 domain-containing protein → MIQEQHTDNPKGVLMIPDISGFTDFVVKSNMFVGKYIIENLLKVIMDSNILCFEISEIEGDAILFYKYQNMPTFEETLVQIELIYGNFQKELQRLSQQLAIEIPLSLKTIVHYGEFTQYKIGKFEKLYGAPVVEAHKMLKNHIAEYPPYALFSNAFLQANFEQPEQSTLEYDNCEDCKYLPEIGYIHYL, encoded by the coding sequence ATGATACAAGAACAGCATACTGATAACCCAAAAGGTGTATTGATGATACCGGATATTTCAGGCTTTACAGATTTTGTAGTCAAGTCGAATATGTTTGTTGGAAAATATATAATAGAAAATTTACTTAAAGTAATAATGGACAGTAATATTCTGTGTTTTGAAATTTCTGAAATTGAAGGCGATGCCATTCTTTTTTATAAATACCAAAACATGCCAACATTTGAAGAGACATTAGTGCAGATAGAGCTTATCTACGGTAATTTTCAGAAGGAATTACAACGCTTATCTCAACAGTTAGCGATCGAAATACCTCTTTCTTTAAAGACAATAGTCCATTACGGTGAATTTACCCAGTACAAAATCGGAAAATTTGAGAAACTTTATGGTGCACCAGTCGTAGAAGCACACAAAATGCTTAAAAACCATATTGCAGAATATCCCCCTTATGCTTTGTTTTCAAATGCTTTTTTACAAGCCAATTTTGAGCAACCTGAGCAATCAACATTAGAATACGATAATTGCGAAGACTGTAAATATTTGCCCGAAATAGGCTACATTCACTATTTATAA
- a CDS encoding Fur family transcriptional regulator: protein MKSLEERLEKRSIKPTSVRLLIFQTMSEFKKAFSLTDLETELETVNKSTIFRTLTLFHDNLLIHTIDDGSGSMKYSICSDSCMCNVGDLHVHFNCNRCKNTFCLESIAIPPIQLPDSFLLESINFVMKGMCNECSRFFKKQITPNKTAF, encoded by the coding sequence ATGAAAAGTTTAGAAGAAAGGTTAGAAAAAAGAAGTATAAAACCAACATCAGTTAGATTATTAATTTTTCAGACAATGTCTGAATTTAAAAAAGCATTTAGCCTGACCGATTTGGAAACGGAACTAGAGACGGTAAATAAATCTACTATTTTTAGGACCTTGACCCTTTTTCATGACAACTTACTCATTCATACGATCGATGATGGTTCCGGCTCAATGAAATATTCAATTTGTAGTGATTCATGTATGTGCAATGTAGGTGACCTACATGTACATTTCAACTGTAACCGCTGTAAGAATACTTTTTGTCTTGAAAGTATTGCTATTCCACCGATTCAGCTGCCAGATAGTTTTTTATTGGAAAGTATAAATTTTGTAATGAAGGGAATGTGTAATGAGTGTTCGAGATTTTTTAAGAAACAAATAACTCCAAATAAAACCGCATTTTAA
- a CDS encoding DUF6660 family protein: MSILPCTDALYECTANNNQLVEIGLSHEDNHKTEHKDFCSPFCSCQCCGTITVAISDFNITEVVSPKLKLNAKQKVSLRNVNLYSQYSGSIWQPPKINV; encoded by the coding sequence ATGTCAATACTTCCCTGCACAGACGCTTTGTATGAATGTACAGCAAATAACAACCAGTTAGTAGAAATTGGACTATCACATGAAGATAATCATAAAACGGAACACAAAGATTTTTGTAGTCCTTTTTGTTCTTGCCAATGTTGTGGAACCATTACTGTAGCTATTTCGGATTTCAACATAACCGAAGTAGTATCCCCAAAACTTAAATTGAACGCTAAACAAAAGGTTTCTCTTAGAAATGTAAATCTCTATTCCCAATACTCCGGGAGCATATGGCAACCGCCAAAGATTAATGTTTAA